In Carya illinoinensis cultivar Pawnee chromosome 10, C.illinoinensisPawnee_v1, whole genome shotgun sequence, one DNA window encodes the following:
- the LOC122279852 gene encoding uncharacterized protein LOC122279852, which yields MALSLDDVEFWLPPEFLDDDGFAMDKNERNGLGSDSETTKALFPLEFPYGFDSFGTSSSDLGSPVESVVGSSETESDEEDYLAGLTRQMARSNLVNEARKSGPAFHSENSKAWVSSGSPQSTLCAVGSGCGCRKGLSHGSSNGSSQVSSPPATWDLLHSAAGEVPRMRMNEELYALNHGRGLMDPLRKPSPLPVPVKDNSNTEVGFFPQHVLSHQQLQMRFQQLRQQQMLKQQGSAIWGTQGKLNGEYQQRQAQQTAQNRGRNSEFVGGRNVGPLGLSASAWPHLQQAQQQHQHQHQKNGSGMRAVFLGRPGGKRECAGTGVFLPRQVDSPTDTRRKPACSTVLVPARVAQALNLNSEDMMGSQSQLQPRFFGTVTDLNADTAPRLRSNTVYSHQKRNIRPLPETNHEIRLPKEWTY from the exons ATGGCTCTGAGTTTGGATGACGTTGAGTTTTGGCTCCCACCTGAGTTCCTCGACGACGACGGTTTTGCCATGgacaagaatgaaagaaatgggcTCGGCTCCGACTCTGAGACGACAAAGGCTTTGTTCCCTCTAGAGTTTCCCTACGGGTTTGACTCTTTTGGGACTTCCTCATCGGATCTGGGTTCTCCGGTTGAGTCGGTTGTCGGTTCGAGTGAGACGGAGAGCGATGAGGAGGACTATCTCGCTGGCCTGACCCGCCAAATGGCTCGCTCTAACCTTGTGAATGAGGCCAGGAAATCAGGCCCCGCTTTTCACTCTGAGAACTCGAAG GCTTGGGTTTCGTCCGGCTCACCGCAATCGACGCTGTGCGCGGTGGGCAGCGGATGCGGATGCAGAAAGGGCTTGAGCCATGGTAGCTCAAATGGTTCTTCCCAAGTCTCGTCCCCACCAGCGACTTGGGATCTGCTTCACTCTGCTGCAGGGGAAGTGCCAAGGATGAGGATGAACGAAGAGTTGTATGCGCTTAACCATGGCAGAGGTCTCATGGATCCCTTGAGGAAGCCCTCTCCGCTTCCTGTTCCCGTTAAGGATAATTCCAACACTGAGGTTGGGTTTTTTCCTCAACACGTGCTTTCCCACCAGCAGTTGCAAATGCGA TTTCAGCAGCTTAGACAACAACAGATGTTGAAGCAACAGGGCTCGGCGATTTGGGGAACACAAGGGAAGCTGAATGGAGAATACCAACAGCGGCAGGCCCAGCAAACAGCCCAGAACAGGGGGAGGAACAGCGAGTTCGTTGGAGGCAGAAACGTTGGCCCTCTGGGCCTGTCAGCTTCTGCATGGCCACATCTGCAACAGGCTCAGCAACAGCACCAGCACCAGCATCAGAAAAATGGGTCAGGCATGAGAGCTGTATTTCTTGGGCGTCCTGGTGGTAAAAGGGAATGCGCCGGCACTGGGGTGTTCCTGCCTCGTCAAGTTGACAGTCCGACCGATACACGCCGGAAGCCAG CGTGTTCCACTGTTTTAGTCCCTGCAAGAGTGGCGCAGGCGCTGAACCTCAACTCGGAAGATATGATGGGCTCTCAGTCCCAGCTTCAGCCTCGGTTCTTTGGGACAGTTACTGATCTAAACGCTG ACACTGCTCCGAGGCTTAGGAGTAACACCGTCTATTCTCATCAGAAACGTAACATCCGGCCGCTGCCAGAAACGAACCATGAGATTAGGCTACCAAAGGAGTGGACTTATTGA
- the LOC122279576 gene encoding peptidyl-prolyl cis-trans isomerase PASTICCINO1 has product MALDEHTEQESAPQKKKPPTEDEKRKSKIVPGSLMKALMRPGGGDSRPSDGDQVVYHCTIRTLDGVVVESTRFENGGKGTPIRHVLGKSKMILGLLEGIPTMLKGEVAMFKMKPQLHYGEDDCPVSASDNFPKDDELHFEIEMIDFFKAKVVSDDLGVLKKVIYEGQGWESPREPYEVKAWISAKTGNGKLILSHTEGEPHFFTFGKSEVPEGLEMGIGTMTRGEKAIIFVTSQYLTPSPLIPVIEGFEEVHFEVELVHFIQVRDMLGDGRLIKRRIRDGKGEFPMDCPLHDSQLRVHYKGMLLNDEKRVFYNTRVDNGGQPLEFSSGEGLVPEGFEMSVRLMLPGEIALVTCPPDYAYDKFPRPANVPEGAHIEWEIELLGFEMPKDWTGLNFKSIMDEAEKIRLTGNRLFKEGKFELAKAKYDKVLREFNHVNPQDDDEGKEFANTRNLLHLNVAACQLKLGECRKSIETCNKVLDANPAHVKALYRRGMAYMAAGDFEEARADFKMMMKSDKSSEAEATAALLKLQQKEQEVERKARKQFKGLFDKKPGEIAEVGDREEDHDTGEKQSNIDKGDSDAENSDESHEDAADARQMGWFSRFWPTGRRLFSGLGLQRCTIL; this is encoded by the exons ATGGCTCTAGACGAGCATACGGAACAGGAATCTGCGCCACAGAAGAAGAAACCACCAACTGAGGATGAGAAGag GAAAAGCAAAATCGTGCCCGGAAGTTTGATGAAAGCGCTGATGAGGCCCGGTGGGGGAGATTCAAGGCCTTCAGATGGTGATCAG gTAGTGTATCATTGTACCATTCGAACGTTGGATGGAGTTGTTGTTGAATCTACTAGATTTGAAAATGGAG GCAAAGGTACCCCAATAAGACATGTATTGGGAAAAAGCAAGATGATATTGGGATTGCTAGAAGGTATTCCAACGATGTTGAAGGGTGAAGTTGCAATG TTTAAGATGAAGCCTCAATTGCACTATGGTGAGGATGATTGCCCAGTTTCAGCATCTGATAACTTTCCAAAGGATGATGAACTTCATTTTGAGATTGAGATGATAGATTTTTTCAAAGCTAAG GTTGTTAGTGATGATTTGGGAGTTTTAAAGAAG GTGATATATGAAGGGCAGGGTTGGGAATCACCAAGAGAACCTTACGAAGTAAAAGCTTG GATTTCTGCAAAGACTGGTAATGGGAAGTTAATTCTGTCGCACACGGAGGGAGAACCACATTTCTTTACTTTTGGAAAATCAGAG GTACCTGAAGGTCTTGAGATGGGAATCGGAACAATGACACGGGGAGAGAAGGCTATAATATTTGTCACCAGTCAGTACTTAACTCCATCGCCTTTGATCCCTGTGATAGAAGGTTTTGAAGAAGTTCATTTTGAGGTGGAGCTTGTCCACTTCATTCAG GTGCGGGACATGCTAGGAGATGGACGCCTAATAAAACGTCGGATTCGTGATGGAAAAG GTGAATTTCCAATGGACTGCCCTCTTCATGACAGTCAATTACGAGTCCATTACAAGGGCATGCTTCTTAATGATGAGAAGAGGGTCTTTTACAATACAAGAGTTGACAACGGTGGTCAGCCTTTGGAGTTCAGTTCTGGAGAAGGGCTT GTGCCTGAGGGATTTGAAATGTCTGTTCGTTTGATGCTGCCTGGTGAGATAGCTCTTGTCACATGTCCACCTGATTATGCATATGACAAATTCCCGAG GCCTGCTAATGTTCCGGAAGGTGCTCACATTGAATGGGAAATTGAACTTCTGGGTTTTGAGATGCCAAAG GATTGGACTGGTTTGAACTTCAAAAGTATCATGGATGAAGCAGAGAAGATCAGACTCACG GGTAACAGACTGTTCAAAGAAGGAAAATTTGAACTTGCTAAAGCAAAGTATGACAAG GTGCTCAGGGAATTTAATCATGTCAATCCACAAGATGATGATGAAGGGAAGGAGTTTGCAAATACACGA AATCTTTTGCATCTGAATGTGGCTGCTTGTCAGCTGAAACTTGGAGAATGCAGAAAGTCCATAGAGACATGCAATAAG GTTTTGGATGCAAACCCTGCACATGTGAAGGCTCTATATCGCCGTGGAATGGCTTACATGGCAGCTGGAGATTTTGAGGAAGCAAGGGCTGATTTCAAAATG ATGATGAAAAGCGACAAGTCATCTGAAGCGGAGGCAACTGCTGCTCTTTTAAAACTCCAGCAGAAGGAGCAG GAAGTTGAAAGGAAGGCTCGGAAACAATTTAAAGGTCTATTTGACAAGAAGCCCGGAGAAATTGCTGAGGTTGGAGATAGAGAAGAAGATCATGATACAGGTGAAAAGCAGAGCAACATTGACAAGGGGGATTCGGATGCAGAAAATTCAGATGAATCGCA